Proteins co-encoded in one Planktothrix sp. FACHB-1365 genomic window:
- a CDS encoding bifunctional riboflavin kinase/FAD synthetase produces the protein MWITSSLDTVLTPTAIALGNFDGLHRGHQQVIQPILKRHSPLDSRQRTEMLLTNPVTLLTWDRGLLDNNLEESQPCYSTVVTFHPHPQEFFTGQPKKLLTPLDEKAEWLKKMGVEQWVLLPFDEQMATLSPREFVERILIQKLQPRCISVGFDFHFGKKRTGTVKDLEKIAGHHGIKVKTVPLYLCENGERISSSEIRTSLEKGAIHRANQLLGRSYHLVGSVVQGQQLGRTIGFPTANLHIPPEKFLPRYGVYAVKVSETENNANLGLVNHPAVMNIGCRPTVAGQSVTVEVHLLNWSGDLYGKTLKVSLEEFLRPEQKFACLDDLKTQIKADCLQAKEILDPT, from the coding sequence GTGTGGATAACATCATCGCTTGATACCGTATTAACGCCCACTGCCATTGCTTTGGGAAACTTTGATGGCTTACATCGTGGCCATCAACAGGTGATTCAGCCGATTTTAAAGCGACACTCACCTTTAGATTCCCGACAACGGACAGAGATGCTTTTAACGAACCCCGTCACCCTGTTGACGTGGGATAGAGGGCTGTTGGATAACAATTTAGAAGAATCTCAACCCTGTTATAGTACAGTGGTCACGTTTCATCCCCATCCTCAAGAATTTTTTACAGGTCAACCCAAAAAGTTACTCACCCCCTTAGATGAAAAAGCGGAATGGTTAAAAAAAATGGGGGTAGAACAATGGGTGTTGTTACCGTTTGATGAACAAATGGCAACCTTAAGTCCGAGGGAATTTGTTGAAAGAATTTTAATTCAAAAATTGCAACCCCGTTGTATTAGTGTAGGATTTGATTTCCACTTTGGAAAAAAGCGAACGGGAACAGTAAAGGATTTAGAAAAAATTGCCGGACATCACGGAATTAAAGTTAAAACAGTTCCTTTATATTTATGTGAAAATGGCGAACGGATTAGCAGTTCAGAAATTCGCACGTCTTTAGAAAAGGGTGCAATTCATCGCGCCAATCAATTATTAGGAAGATCCTATCATTTGGTCGGTTCAGTGGTTCAAGGTCAACAGTTAGGACGAACTATTGGATTTCCGACTGCTAATTTACACATCCCCCCAGAAAAATTCCTCCCTCGGTATGGGGTTTATGCGGTGAAAGTCTCAGAAACAGAAAATAATGCTAATTTGGGGTTGGTAAATCATCCGGCGGTGATGAATATTGGCTGTCGTCCAACGGTCGCAGGTCAAAGCGTCACTGTCGAGGTTCATTTATTAAATTGGTCAGGAGATTTATATGGAAAAACCTTAAAGGTTAGCCTGGAAGAATTCTTGCGACCGGAACAGAAATTTGCCTGTTTAGATGATCTTAAAACTCAAATTAAGGCGGATTGTTTACAAGCCAAGGAGATACTAGACCCAACGTAG
- a CDS encoding MoxR family ATPase, with protein sequence MKQRIEHLKHNLSRTIVGKEDAIRLTLVALLAGGHALLEDVPGVGKTLLAKSLARSIAGQFQRIQCTPDLLPTDITGTNIWNPRTGEFEFLPGPIFTNILLTDEINRATPRTQSALLEVMEERQVTVDGVSRLVPKPFFVIATQNPIEYQGTFPLPEAQMDRFLLSLTLGYPSEGEELQMLQRLSDGVTVDDLEPCISQDEVLELQNWCHQVKIETSLQQYILNLVRATRESDEITLGVSPRGAISLHRATQALAFLLGRDYGTPDDVKYLAPHVLSHRLIPAGGRRSKTIIEQLLRTIAIP encoded by the coding sequence ATGAAACAAAGAATTGAACATCTAAAACACAATTTAAGCCGGACAATTGTAGGGAAAGAAGATGCCATTCGGTTAACCTTAGTCGCCCTATTAGCGGGAGGTCATGCGTTATTAGAAGATGTACCCGGCGTGGGAAAAACCTTATTAGCAAAATCCCTCGCTCGTTCCATTGCGGGACAATTTCAACGCATTCAATGTACACCGGATTTATTACCCACAGATATCACCGGGACGAATATTTGGAACCCCCGCACGGGAGAGTTTGAATTTCTCCCAGGGCCAATTTTTACTAATATTTTATTAACCGATGAAATTAACCGAGCGACGCCTCGAACTCAGTCCGCCTTATTAGAAGTAATGGAAGAACGACAAGTCACCGTTGATGGAGTTTCTCGGTTAGTTCCTAAACCCTTTTTTGTGATAGCAACTCAAAACCCGATTGAATATCAAGGGACGTTTCCCTTACCGGAAGCGCAAATGGATCGATTTTTATTATCCTTAACATTAGGATATCCCAGCGAAGGGGAAGAATTGCAAATGTTACAACGATTATCAGATGGGGTAACGGTAGATGATTTAGAACCTTGTATTTCTCAGGATGAAGTTTTGGAACTGCAAAATTGGTGTCATCAAGTTAAGATAGAAACCTCCTTACAACAGTATATTCTAAATTTAGTTAGAGCGACAAGAGAATCAGATGAAATCACATTAGGGGTGAGTCCTCGCGGCGCTATTTCTTTACATCGAGCCACACAAGCTTTAGCTTTTTTATTAGGAAGAGATTATGGCACACCCGATGATGTGAAATATCTCGCACCTCATGTCTTATCCCATCGTTTAATTCCAGCCGGAGGAAGACGGTCAAAAACAATTATTGAACAGTTATTAAGGACAATTGCCATACCCTAG